The window ACGGTCCCACGGACAACCGGTTTCGCTCCGCAGAATCTTCATAATATCTATTAATCTATCCAGTTTACCTTCATTCATATTAATTCTCCAATTGCCTGTATGTGGCCTTTGCGTATTTCCCTTTTCTTGTTATTATACTACATTTTCAGCATTATAACCATGACCGGCGTAAATAGAGAACTAATATATTATTATTAAATTACCTCTTCTTCCAACTCTTCTATTTCTGTTTCGTCAAACTCTTTTTGCTTAGCGTCGGCAAAAAACACCCTGTCTGCAACAACTTCCGTAACATAGTGCCTGTTTTTTTCTTCATCCTCCCATACTCTGGTATGTATACTTCCCTGAAGGGCTATACGATGACCTTTTGAAAAGTATTTGCTTGCAAACTCTGCGGTTTTCCC of the Ruminiclostridium papyrosolvens DSM 2782 genome contains:
- a CDS encoding single-stranded DNA-binding protein; this translates as MNNVSLVGRLTKDVDLRYTTKKMRAVGAFTLAVDRDPRKVTNDKTADFIPVVTWGKTAEFASKYFSKGHRIALQGSIHTRVWEDEEKNRHYVTEVVADRVFFADAKQKEFDETEIEELEEEVI